A region of ANME-2 cluster archaeon DNA encodes the following proteins:
- a CDS encoding Fic family protein, producing MPTPTKWDTLLYLHFTNSATFNELSATLRVNIFFENLNNRMLYKRLGELIDAELVIRKRNTTKKQTVYNINRGNPSLNNYMAFLLWSMKEGLDYNILLSKRAQDIVFSTIGHGPSTLKTLHEYTGNSKNTLKKYIRILERNRFVRIIKQKPLCIDFNLNDRTLFYLTLMQPPCSLAEKTGKYSRLINEIDTIKERISGSNELMELVIKMHIYSTTVTEGNTANKDDVERVMKDLPTWLTPREIVEIRNTFEAVKHLNNHIKGLSMDFSKDFGQDMDLEPNSENIKLYHRILMGGLIEESGEYYASPGKRILGSKLKLPATIEEIEYEIVAIVNFYKMYKEHLHPLLLGAFIHFLLVTVHPFKDGNGRVTRIIHSMVLLKAGYPLFVFDPDMKNRYFDMLEVGRLENLDGFVGFILEEYKNALEELADSKEP from the coding sequence ATGCCCACACCAACCAAATGGGATACACTATTGTATTTACATTTCACAAACAGTGCCACATTTAACGAACTGTCAGCAACATTGAGAGTTAACATATTTTTTGAGAACTTGAACAACAGGATGCTCTACAAACGGCTGGGCGAACTAATTGATGCAGAACTGGTTATCAGGAAAAGGAACACAACTAAAAAACAGACAGTCTACAATATTAACCGCGGGAACCCCAGCCTCAATAATTATATGGCATTTTTACTGTGGTCAATGAAAGAAGGTCTTGACTATAACATTTTACTTTCCAAAAGAGCACAGGACATTGTATTTTCAACAATAGGGCACGGTCCTTCGACTCTTAAAACACTGCATGAATACACAGGCAATTCAAAAAATACCCTCAAAAAATACATCAGGATACTTGAAAGAAATCGGTTTGTCAGGATAATCAAACAAAAACCCCTCTGCATTGACTTTAACCTGAATGATAGGACGCTGTTCTACCTCACCCTGATGCAGCCCCCCTGCTCCCTTGCAGAAAAGACAGGGAAATATAGCAGACTTATCAATGAGATTGATACTATAAAAGAAAGGATTTCAGGTTCGAATGAGCTCATGGAACTAGTTATTAAGATGCATATATATTCAACCACGGTAACTGAGGGAAATACTGCAAATAAAGACGATGTGGAAAGGGTAATGAAAGACCTGCCAACATGGCTTACTCCCAGGGAAATTGTAGAGATAAGGAACACCTTTGAAGCTGTTAAACATCTGAATAATCATATTAAGGGACTTAGTATGGACTTTAGTAAGGACTTTGGGCAGGACATGGACCTTGAACCGAATAGCGAGAACATAAAATTGTATCACCGGATACTGATGGGAGGCCTGATTGAAGAATCTGGGGAATACTATGCCTCTCCCGGAAAAAGGATTCTTGGTTCAAAATTAAAACTTCCGGCCACCATTGAAGAGATCGAATATGAAATTGTAGCAATTGTCAATTTTTACAAGATGTACAAGGAACACTTACATCCCCTGCTACTGGGTGCATTCATACATTTCCTGCTTGTAACAGTTCATCCTTTTAAGGACGGCAACGGCAGGGTCACAAGGATAATACATTCGATGGTACTGCTAAAGGCGGGATACCCGCTATTTGTTTTTGACCCTGATATGAAGAACAGGTACTTTGACATGCTCGAAGTGGGACGGCTGGAGAACCTTGATGGATTCGTGGGTTTTATCCTGGAAGAATACAAGAATGCACTGGAAGAGTTAGCTGACAGTAAGGAGCCTTGA
- the radC gene encoding DNA repair protein RadC — protein sequence MSEYHIRIQDIHPKDRPRERLLKNGPSALSDSELLAIILRTGTKGENVLNLCSRILATYNIQQLSRTSPTILKEIHGVGAAKAAEITALFELARRLETFTEEEKPRISSPEAAYQFIYPKLREQKKESFIALHLDTKNQLICEETVSIGSLNANIVHPREVFKTAIQESAAAIIVAHNHPSGDPAPSQNDIDITRKLIDTGKIVGIELYDHIIIGNGRYLSLKEQNLI from the coding sequence ATGTCTGAATACCATATCAGGATCCAGGACATCCACCCCAAGGACCGGCCAAGGGAAAGGCTCCTAAAAAACGGCCCGTCCGCACTCTCAGACTCAGAACTGCTAGCCATTATCCTGCGCACCGGCACCAAAGGCGAGAACGTCCTGAACCTTTGCAGCCGCATACTGGCCACATACAACATTCAGCAACTCAGCCGCACATCTCCCACCATACTGAAGGAAATACATGGCGTTGGAGCCGCCAAGGCCGCTGAGATAACCGCACTGTTCGAACTGGCCCGCAGGCTTGAGACCTTCACTGAAGAGGAAAAACCCCGTATAAGCAGTCCCGAAGCTGCCTACCAGTTTATCTATCCAAAACTGCGTGAGCAGAAAAAAGAGTCATTCATTGCCCTGCACCTGGATACTAAAAACCAGCTCATTTGTGAGGAGACCGTATCAATAGGCAGCCTGAACGCCAATATTGTCCACCCCCGCGAGGTGTTCAAGACCGCTATCCAGGAAAGCGCCGCTGCCATCATCGTGGCCCATAACCACCCCAGCGGCGACCCTGCACCCAGCCAGAACGATATAGATATCACACGCAAGCTCATAGACACCGGCAAGATCGTGGGTATCGAGCTCTATGACCACATCATAATCGGGAACGGCAGGTACCTGAGCCTGAAAGAGCAAAACCTCATATAA
- a CDS encoding thymidylate synthase yields the protein MENMTLQIGRIIRANTISDAWYRGINMIWNQGHDVTDERGSKIKEYLNLMIVVKDPYTDRIPADISWNEERLEEYAKQLITGENVQDFEYTYGQRLRNWNGQIDQIAYVIDKLKHNPTTRRATAVTWVPTVDTVVDEVPCMIIDDFKIRGGMVNLTTLFRSHDFAGAYPANLYGLSRLLEYVADEVGVKPGMITTISASAHIYEHDWDMIEEIL from the coding sequence ATGGAAAACATGACGCTTCAAATAGGCAGAATCATTCGGGCAAATACTATCAGTGATGCCTGGTACAGAGGGATAAACATGATCTGGAACCAGGGACATGATGTTACGGACGAGCGGGGTAGCAAGATAAAGGAATACCTGAACCTGATGATCGTTGTCAAGGACCCTTATACTGACCGGATACCGGCTGATATATCCTGGAATGAGGAGCGGCTTGAGGAATATGCCAAACAGTTGATTACCGGGGAGAATGTCCAGGATTTCGAGTATACCTATGGGCAGCGCCTGCGTAACTGGAACGGGCAGATTGACCAGATTGCATATGTGATAGACAAACTCAAGCACAATCCGACAACCCGCAGGGCCACCGCAGTTACCTGGGTGCCCACTGTGGATACGGTTGTTGACGAGGTGCCCTGCATGATCATTGACGATTTCAAGATAAGGGGGGGAATGGTCAATTTGACTACACTGTTCAGGAGTCATGATTTTGCCGGGGCTTATCCTGCTAACTTATACGGTTTGTCTAGGCTGCTGGAGTATGTTGCCGACGAGGTGGGTGTTAAGCCTGGCATGATCACTACTATCAGTGCCAGTGCACATATATACGAACATGACTGGGATATGATCGAGGAAATCCTTTGA
- a CDS encoding polymer-forming cytoskeletal protein, with the protein MDPKFIKRHPESETFIIKKFSFFENEVNLPGNAVVGMGCDFWGDLVVKGNLVLGKGSKVKGDVIAEKATIGADCDIKGNIKVVGNLTLLDRTKVGGLAYAGGNMIIRPMVSARAAECTGDINVTGRTDIKSIQSGRKLVVRTG; encoded by the coding sequence ATGGACCCAAAATTCATAAAAAGACATCCGGAATCTGAAACATTCATAATTAAAAAATTCTCATTTTTTGAAAATGAAGTGAACCTACCGGGAAATGCCGTGGTGGGCATGGGGTGCGACTTCTGGGGAGACCTTGTGGTAAAAGGTAACCTTGTACTGGGCAAAGGCTCAAAGGTAAAGGGTGATGTTATTGCTGAGAAGGCAACAATAGGTGCTGATTGCGATATAAAGGGCAACATCAAGGTTGTCGGCAATCTTACCCTCCTGGACAGGACAAAGGTCGGTGGTTTAGCTTATGCCGGTGGCAATATGATCATACGACCCATGGTTTCAGCAAGGGCTGCCGAGTGTACGGGTGATATCAACGTAACAGGCAGGACTGACATTAAAAGCATACAGTCAGGCCGTAAGCTGGTCGTCAGAACAGGGTGA
- a CDS encoding Na(+)/H(+) antiporter subunit D: MTGDFITIPPAAIFIVGALLIPLFKGRVRQAYLLLIPIIAIIDVYFMQHGTYWYHPFMEYELILGRVDLLSKCFGYVFVIVALAMTFYALHVKETGEHIAAFLYIGSALGVVFAGDLFSVFIFWEVMAWASVFLVWYRRKKASIDAGFRYLIVHVVGGVLLLGGIILYMQESGGSIAFNGFDYVSPATILILLGFIINAAVPPLHAWLPDAYPEATITGAVFMTAFTTKTAVYVLVRSFSDFTIDGVAILMYLGAIMALYGVIYAILENNIRRLLAYHIVSQVGYMVCGVGIAASTIGVVSEMAIDGTVAHAFCHILYKGLLFMGAGAIIYMTGKSKLTELGGLYKVMPLTMIFYMIAALSISGAPLFNGFISKSIIIHAAAMDHNMLIFLMLEVAAVGTFLSVGLKLPYFAFFGKDAGIKAKDPPMNMLIGMGIAAFLCILLGVYPSLLYNILPYPSAVADYAPYASGHLIGTLQLMLFTYAGFLLLKNKLHPENTISLDTDWFYRKGSVLFTWFINNPLARGAQWPADAAIVVKNFAAWFSKNPAEALSIIIDRICLLILNISQGTSTAAQTAEDMIDDRRKNYPGEPVRRDPIGVSVLLGTLFLFAYLIYVVIPYLSVYAVIALVLIAVFIGIGMRIREIMRTAGL, from the coding sequence ATGACAGGTGACTTCATTACTATACCGCCTGCTGCGATATTTATTGTCGGTGCACTCCTTATACCGCTTTTTAAAGGGCGGGTACGTCAGGCATATCTCCTGTTGATACCGATCATTGCTATTATCGATGTCTATTTCATGCAACACGGTACCTACTGGTACCATCCCTTCATGGAATACGAACTGATCTTAGGCAGGGTCGATCTGCTGAGCAAGTGTTTTGGATACGTGTTCGTGATCGTTGCTCTTGCCATGACATTCTATGCACTGCATGTAAAGGAGACTGGTGAACACATTGCTGCGTTTCTGTATATAGGCAGCGCACTGGGTGTGGTATTTGCTGGTGATCTTTTCAGCGTATTTATCTTTTGGGAGGTTATGGCATGGGCATCTGTCTTTTTAGTATGGTACCGGCGCAAAAAGGCGTCGATCGATGCAGGATTCAGGTATCTAATAGTACATGTTGTTGGCGGGGTGTTGCTGCTCGGTGGTATCATTCTATATATGCAGGAAAGCGGCGGATCGATTGCTTTTAATGGTTTCGATTATGTGTCTCCTGCAACAATATTGATCCTTTTGGGTTTTATTATCAATGCTGCAGTCCCGCCACTCCATGCCTGGCTGCCGGATGCATATCCTGAGGCTACGATCACAGGTGCTGTCTTTATGACTGCATTTACCACAAAGACTGCTGTATATGTGCTTGTAAGAAGTTTTTCTGACTTTACTATAGATGGCGTTGCAATCCTTATGTATCTTGGTGCCATCATGGCGCTATATGGTGTTATTTATGCAATACTTGAGAATAATATACGAAGACTTCTTGCCTACCATATAGTAAGTCAGGTAGGTTATATGGTCTGTGGTGTCGGGATTGCCGCAAGTACCATAGGCGTAGTAAGCGAAATGGCTATTGATGGTACGGTTGCGCATGCCTTTTGTCATATCCTTTACAAAGGACTGCTGTTCATGGGTGCCGGTGCTATCATCTATATGACAGGTAAAAGCAAACTTACTGAACTTGGCGGTCTCTATAAGGTCATGCCCCTTACAATGATCTTCTATATGATCGCTGCTTTATCTATCTCTGGTGCGCCGTTATTTAACGGTTTTATAAGTAAATCTATAATTATACATGCAGCTGCGATGGACCATAATATGTTGATCTTCCTTATGCTGGAAGTTGCTGCGGTCGGGACATTTCTATCTGTCGGTCTGAAACTTCCTTACTTTGCATTCTTTGGTAAGGATGCCGGTATAAAGGCAAAGGATCCACCTATGAATATGTTAATTGGTATGGGAATCGCTGCATTTCTGTGTATCTTGCTGGGCGTTTATCCGTCCCTATTATATAATATTTTGCCTTATCCATCGGCTGTTGCTGATTATGCACCATATGCATCAGGACACCTGATTGGAACGCTTCAATTGATGTTGTTTACATATGCAGGTTTTCTGTTGTTGAAAAATAAACTCCATCCGGAAAATACTATCAGTCTTGATACTGATTGGTTCTACCGCAAAGGTAGTGTACTTTTTACATGGTTCATCAACAATCCACTTGCAAGAGGTGCGCAGTGGCCTGCTGATGCAGCGATCGTAGTTAAGAACTTTGCCGCATGGTTCAGCAAGAATCCGGCTGAAGCGCTAAGTATTATCATTGATAGGATATGCCTCTTGATATTGAATATATCACAGGGTACATCTACAGCGGCTCAGACCGCAGAAGATATGATCGATGATCGACGGAAAAATTATCCGGGGGAGCCTGTCCGCAGAGACCCGATAGGAGTTTCGGTACTGCTCGGGACGCTCTTTTTATTCGCATATCTGATATATGTGGTAATTCCTTATCTTTCGGTCTATGCAGTAATCGCTCTTGTGCTGATTGCAGTGTTTATAGGTATTGGTATGAGGATCAGGGAAATTATGCGGACTGCAGGTTTATGA
- a CDS encoding monovalent cation/H+ antiporter subunit D family protein encodes MAIETVHSITPALAVLVSMVASVLILAFGKYPNIREGWTFVAAFIKFSLVISMLPLILDGKVITYTVIEMLPNLPIAFKVDAFGILFAITSSFLWIFVSSYSIGYMRTLKEHAQTRYYFCFAIALSSAIGIAFSANLVTLFLFYELLTISTYPLVAHTETSEAISSGRKYLTYLMIGGISLLFSIIVVYHYTGTTEFSFSGIAGLETLPRTMLFILFITFMVGCAKAAFMPLHAWLPAAMVAPTPVSALLHAVAVVKAGVFTAIRVILYVFGIDLMEISGLWLYMAYFVSITIILASIFAMTQDNLKKRLAYSTVSQLSYVVLGAVLITQHGITGGMLHIPYHAFMKITLFMCAGALIVTAKKENISDMNGIARQMPITMLAFTVGALGMIGMPPVGGYITKWYLLLGAAELDNMILIGVLLISAVLNAAYFFPVIYVAFFKKPDKELTYKEAPLTMLIPLILTAIISIIIGIWPDAPGMFLDIVNIAVANVTGAVI; translated from the coding sequence ATGGCAATAGAAACAGTTCATTCAATAACTCCCGCACTTGCAGTGCTTGTTTCGATGGTAGCATCAGTGCTGATCCTTGCATTTGGCAAATACCCGAATATCAGGGAAGGCTGGACATTTGTGGCAGCTTTTATCAAGTTCTCCTTGGTGATCTCTATGCTGCCTTTAATACTTGATGGTAAAGTAATCACTTATACAGTAATTGAGATGCTACCTAATCTACCTATTGCGTTCAAGGTCGATGCATTTGGAATACTGTTTGCAATAACATCATCATTTTTATGGATTTTCGTGTCATCCTATTCCATAGGATACATGCGCACACTTAAGGAACATGCGCAGACACGATATTACTTCTGTTTTGCGATAGCGCTTTCATCAGCAATAGGGATAGCGTTCTCAGCTAACCTGGTCACGCTCTTTTTATTTTATGAGCTGCTCACGATATCTACATATCCGCTTGTTGCACATACAGAAACTTCTGAGGCTATCAGTTCAGGCAGGAAATACCTGACATACCTGATGATAGGAGGCATATCTCTGCTGTTCTCGATCATAGTGGTTTACCATTATACAGGCACGACAGAATTTTCATTTAGCGGTATTGCCGGGCTGGAAACTCTACCAAGAACAATGCTCTTTATACTGTTTATTACATTCATGGTCGGATGCGCAAAGGCTGCGTTCATGCCGCTGCATGCCTGGCTGCCTGCAGCCATGGTCGCTCCGACTCCTGTAAGTGCTCTACTGCATGCTGTAGCTGTGGTGAAAGCAGGTGTGTTTACTGCTATACGGGTAATACTCTATGTGTTTGGAATTGACCTGATGGAAATAAGTGGTCTGTGGTTGTATATGGCATATTTTGTCTCGATAACTATCATTCTTGCCTCAATATTTGCAATGACGCAGGATAATCTTAAAAAGAGACTTGCGTATTCCACAGTAAGTCAGTTATCATATGTAGTATTGGGAGCAGTGCTGATCACGCAGCACGGCATTACAGGAGGGATGCTCCATATCCCGTACCATGCATTTATGAAGATCACGCTGTTCATGTGTGCCGGGGCCCTGATAGTGACAGCAAAGAAAGAGAATATCAGCGATATGAACGGGATTGCCAGACAGATGCCCATCACCATGCTTGCATTTACTGTTGGAGCGCTCGGAATGATCGGGATGCCGCCTGTCGGCGGGTATATCACTAAATGGTACCTGCTGCTCGGTGCTGCCGAGCTGGATAATATGATCCTGATAGGCGTGCTCCTTATCAGTGCCGTACTGAATGCCGCATACTTCTTCCCTGTCATATATGTTGCATTCTTCAAAAAACCCGATAAAGAGCTGACATATAAAGAAGCACCGCTGACCATGCTTATACCTCTTATATTGACAGCGATCATATCGATAATTATAGGTATCTGGCCTGATGCGCCGGGTATGTTCCTTGATATTGTAAATATTGCAGTTGCGAATGTAACAGGAGCAGTGATCTAA
- a CDS encoding monovalent cation/H+ antiporter subunit D family protein yields the protein MTGFDLITDHLPVLTVVIPLIAGFLTPMIGWIDRKLCWYWVMLTMFAVLLMTSSNLYTVITSGTIHYHLGGWTPPIGIEYVIDLLNGFVCLIIAFIGLMVGIYSIESIKKELPNKIIPFYSIFLLLITGLMGMTITGDIFNFYVFLEISSLTAYALIAMGDRGDGVVASFNYLIMGTVAASFILLGIGYLYAVTGSLNIADMQGLLPSIYDNKVVLAALAFFMVGFSIKVGLFPLHAWLPDAYTHAPSAASALIAGLMTKVGAYAMIRFMFSVFTPEFVIDITRMAEILTWAAALAIIVGSVLAIAQSDIKRMLAYSSISQIGYILLGVGLANVIGMQGGLLHILNHSLMKCALFLVAGAIFYKTGIRNLHQFQGLGKKMPVTTTVFLIAGLSMIGVPGTVGFTSKWYLALGSINAGQWIFVIVILISSLLNIVYFWRVFDNIWFGHPHEVEHIKRDEAPLSMLIPMVILAVLCIFFGLFAYYPLHYVLEPLSNALLGIGVLP from the coding sequence GTGACCGGATTTGATTTGATAACTGACCACCTGCCTGTACTCACTGTTGTAATTCCGCTTATAGCTGGCTTTTTAACACCCATGATCGGGTGGATCGACCGCAAACTTTGCTGGTACTGGGTAATGCTGACCATGTTTGCTGTACTTCTTATGACGTCAAGCAACCTTTATACTGTGATCACCAGCGGTACGATACATTATCACCTCGGCGGCTGGACTCCGCCGATAGGTATAGAATACGTAATCGACCTGCTAAACGGTTTTGTGTGTTTGATCATTGCATTTATCGGATTGATGGTGGGTATATATTCTATCGAAAGTATTAAAAAAGAACTTCCGAATAAGATTATCCCGTTCTATTCCATCTTCCTGTTGCTGATTACCGGACTTATGGGCATGACCATCACAGGTGATATTTTCAACTTTTATGTATTTCTTGAGATCTCATCACTGACAGCTTATGCACTGATAGCAATGGGTGACCGTGGAGACGGAGTAGTAGCAAGTTTCAATTACCTTATCATGGGAACAGTAGCAGCATCGTTTATCCTGCTTGGAATTGGATATCTCTATGCTGTCACTGGTTCGCTAAACATCGCTGACATGCAGGGTCTTCTACCAAGTATCTATGATAATAAGGTGGTACTTGCCGCACTTGCCTTCTTTATGGTAGGGTTCAGCATTAAGGTCGGTCTGTTCCCGCTGCATGCCTGGTTGCCTGATGCTTATACACATGCACCCTCAGCAGCCAGTGCATTGATAGCAGGACTTATGACAAAAGTCGGAGCATATGCAATGATCAGGTTCATGTTCAGTGTCTTCACACCGGAATTTGTGATAGATATAACCAGGATGGCTGAAATCCTCACCTGGGCTGCTGCGCTGGCGATTATTGTAGGATCGGTACTTGCAATAGCTCAAAGCGATATCAAGCGTATGCTTGCATATTCAAGTATCAGCCAGATCGGGTATATCCTGCTGGGTGTAGGGCTTGCGAACGTGATCGGAATGCAGGGTGGACTGCTGCATATATTGAACCATTCACTAATGAAATGCGCTCTCTTTTTAGTAGCAGGTGCCATATTCTACAAGACAGGTATTAGAAACCTGCATCAGTTCCAGGGACTTGGCAAGAAGATGCCGGTAACGACCACAGTGTTCCTGATAGCAGGTCTTTCAATGATTGGCGTACCAGGTACCGTAGGTTTTACGAGTAAATGGTATCTTGCACTCGGGTCGATAAATGCAGGGCAGTGGATCTTTGTGATCGTTATCCTGATCTCAAGCCTGCTCAATATAGTATATTTCTGGCGGGTATTTGATAATATCTGGTTCGGCCACCCGCATGAAGTTGAGCATATCAAACGAGATGAAGCACCGCTTTCTATGCTGATACCGATGGTAATACTTGCCGTACTGTGCATATTCTTCGGACTATTTGCATATTATCCGCTGCACTATGTACTTGAACCGCTGTCAAATGCACTGCTTGGAATAGGAGTACTTCCGTGA
- a CDS encoding cation:proton antiporter subunit C has translation MSGIIEIISAEFNYWIYVTLMMIGFYAMIAKKNLVKKVIGANIFQTAIFLFYISLAEVKGGTAPILLHGHDGADVAHEAVNEVIYVNPLPHVLILTAIVVAVSTTAVALALIIKIYQEYGSLEEDVILAYRRQLQPEFSEYARQKQEGEQ, from the coding sequence ATGAGCGGAATTATCGAGATAATCAGTGCTGAATTTAATTACTGGATATATGTTACACTGATGATGATCGGGTTCTATGCAATGATCGCAAAAAAGAACCTTGTTAAAAAGGTCATCGGAGCAAATATATTCCAGACAGCAATCTTTTTGTTCTATATATCACTTGCAGAGGTCAAAGGCGGCACAGCCCCTATCCTGCTCCACGGTCACGACGGTGCTGATGTGGCACATGAAGCAGTGAATGAAGTGATATATGTGAACCCACTGCCGCATGTACTGATACTGACTGCAATCGTGGTTGCCGTAAGTACAACAGCAGTAGCGCTAGCTTTGATCATCAAGATCTACCAGGAGTACGGATCTCTCGAGGAAGATGTGATCCTCGCATACAGGCGGCAACTGCAGCCTGAGTTTTCAGAGTATGCAAGGCAAAAACAGGAGGGTGAACAGTGA
- a CDS encoding Na(+)/H(+) antiporter subunit B yields MSGIQESVIIRTVVRIMVPFIQIFALYVIMHGSSGPGGGFQGGVIFGASIILYTMIYGHKEGKKRMSDKLSRILSSSGVAIFAFTGILCLVFGGMFLQYGVVPLLPDDPAQVSRLLIDVVEIGIGITVLAVMISLFFDVSPPEPEEEELAASEEAGQ; encoded by the coding sequence ATGAGCGGGATACAAGAAAGCGTGATCATACGCACAGTTGTCCGGATCATGGTGCCGTTTATTCAAATATTTGCCCTGTATGTCATCATGCACGGATCAAGCGGACCTGGTGGTGGTTTCCAGGGAGGTGTGATATTTGGTGCCAGCATTATCCTCTATACTATGATCTACGGCCATAAGGAAGGGAAAAAGAGGATGTCTGATAAACTTAGCAGGATACTTTCCAGTTCCGGAGTTGCCATTTTTGCATTTACTGGGATATTATGCCTGGTCTTTGGAGGAATGTTTCTCCAGTATGGCGTGGTCCCGCTGCTACCTGATGACCCGGCCCAGGTTTCCAGACTCCTTATTGATGTGGTAGAGATCGGTATAGGTATAACAGTGCTTGCTGTGATGATATCGCTATTTTTTGATGTCTCACCTCCTGAACCGGAAGAGGAAGAACTTGCAGCTTCAGAGGAGGCAGGACAATGA
- a CDS encoding DUF4040 domain-containing protein, which translates to MIWVLDITLLLFLVVCAIAAISIKDLLSAVIILSAYSLIMAIVWVEMHSVDVGFTEAAVGAGITTVLFIATLARTEGRSED; encoded by the coding sequence ATGATATGGGTGCTTGATATTACCCTGCTGCTGTTTCTTGTAGTCTGCGCAATCGCTGCCATATCAATAAAAGACCTGCTTTCAGCAGTGATCATCTTATCAGCATACAGCCTGATCATGGCTATAGTCTGGGTAGAAATGCATTCGGTGGATGTAGGGTTCACTGAAGCCGCAGTAGGAGCCGGTATTACCACAGTGCTTTTTATTGCAACACTTGCCAGAACCGAAGGGAGGAGTGAAGATTGA
- a CDS encoding cation:proton antiporter — protein MFDSIIIIIVVLLLLIGLFFMLAGTIGFVRFPDFYSRMHATGKCDTLGEGLMLFALIIYETGYEGLFKGDLEHASFVSIKIILLILFILLANPTSTHAIAKAAHDVGLQPWKKTDETQWIYDQDLGTDEVMNGGEIK, from the coding sequence ATGTTTGACTCGATTATAATCATCATAGTGGTTTTACTTTTATTAATTGGTCTATTCTTTATGCTGGCTGGCACAATTGGATTCGTGCGCTTTCCCGATTTCTATTCCAGGATGCATGCGACAGGCAAGTGTGATACGCTCGGTGAAGGGTTGATGCTGTTCGCATTAATTATTTATGAGACAGGATATGAAGGTTTATTCAAGGGTGATCTTGAACATGCATCATTCGTTAGCATCAAGATCATACTTCTGATACTTTTCATTTTACTGGCAAATCCCACCTCGACCCATGCAATTGCAAAGGCTGCGCATGATGTAGGACTACAACCCTGGAAGAAAACAGATGAGACACAATGGATCTATGATCAGGATTTGGGGACTGATGAAGTTATGAATGGAGGTGAGATAAAATGA
- a CDS encoding cation:proton antiporter, with amino-acid sequence MQDIFLSVAIIIVIASFVSLYRGIEGPGIFNRIIAVNVIGTKTIVLLVLIGFIYERPDFFDIALVYAILNFIMTIAATRY; translated from the coding sequence ATGCAGGATATCTTTTTATCAGTGGCTATTATCATAGTTATTGCAAGTTTTGTATCATTATATCGCGGAATAGAAGGTCCGGGTATTTTCAACAGGATCATTGCAGTAAATGTGATCGGTACTAAAACAATCGTATTGTTAGTACTTATAGGGTTTATCTACGAAAGACCGGATTTTTTTGATATTGCACTGGTTTATGCCATCCTTAATTTCATTATGACAATAGCAGCAACGAGGTACTAA
- a CDS encoding Na+/H+ antiporter subunit E, whose amino-acid sequence MNIKDIITTFIILFTFWVLLSAHFDLFHIGSGIICCAIIAFASHDLLFQDTGDHRLTKTVRFTTYLPWLIYQIVLANIDVAKRALSPSMPIDPQIISFKTKLKSEVARTALANSITLTPGTVTVDIIDDIFYVHAIAKEPADDLLEGTMERKIAHIFMED is encoded by the coding sequence ATGAATATTAAAGACATTATTACAACTTTTATTATTTTATTCACTTTCTGGGTCTTACTTTCAGCACATTTTGATCTATTCCACATTGGTTCAGGTATTATTTGTTGTGCCATAATTGCTTTTGCATCACATGACCTCCTTTTTCAGGATACAGGGGATCACCGCTTGACAAAGACCGTACGTTTCACTACTTACCTGCCCTGGCTCATATATCAGATAGTACTTGCAAATATTGATGTAGCAAAACGGGCACTTTCCCCCAGTATGCCGATAGATCCGCAGATCATTTCTTTTAAAACAAAACTTAAAAGCGAGGTCGCTCGTACCGCTCTTGCAAATTCGATAACACTCACACCAGGTACAGTTACCGTTGATATAATTGATGATATTTTCTATGTACATGCCATTGCCAAAGAGCCTGCAGATGATCTTCTAGAGGGGACGATGGAGCGTAAAATTGCTCATATCTTTATGGAGGACTGA